A window of the Buchnera aphidicola (Pterocallis alni) genome harbors these coding sequences:
- a CDS encoding DUF2076 domain-containing protein — MHDSEKLLIKDLFNRLLESESKLPNKDRRAEELIYSMLRKQNNSPYYMVQTILIQDVIIKELNNKITTLKKKMNSIRENDSTFLSNYLKSSILSKNQESNKASNKFNVAPNMNETNKPVSNRNRNTSQREIISSTSNRGGISSFFSSALQTAAGVAGGMVAGNILTDFLHSKMHNNEIVDHSDSDNNITSTDHENHKHHEHHENHENHENHKNHEEREDNQDHQDHHNHQGHQVHEGNRDHTDHESHEENEDHHDHEDSVNNMENHTNNLDSQDNQTSYQNDLDNTTEYFDYEDHSIEHSDDFDNTYF; from the coding sequence ATGCATGATTCAGAGAAATTATTAATCAAAGATCTATTTAATAGATTATTAGAATCAGAAAGTAAATTGCCTAATAAAGATAGACGTGCTGAAGAATTAATTTATAGTATGCTAAGAAAACAAAATAATTCCCCATATTATATGGTACAAACTATATTAATACAGGATGTAATAATAAAAGAATTAAATAATAAAATTACAACATTAAAGAAGAAAATGAATAGTATTCGAGAAAATGATTCTACTTTTTTATCAAATTATTTAAAATCAAGTATTCTATCAAAAAATCAAGAATCTAACAAAGCAAGTAATAAATTTAACGTTGCACCTAATATGAATGAGACAAATAAACCTGTTTCTAATAGAAATAGGAATACTTCACAACGTGAAATAATATCTTCTACTTCTAATCGGGGTGGTATATCAAGTTTTTTTAGTAGTGCTTTGCAAACAGCTGCTGGTGTGGCTGGAGGTATGGTGGCTGGTAATATATTAACAGACTTTTTACATAGTAAAATGCATAATAATGAAATTGTAGATCATTCTGATTCTGATAATAATATTACTTCTACAGATCATGAGAATCATAAGCATCATGAGCATCATGAGAATCATGAGAATCATGAGAACCATAAAAATCATGAAGAGAGAGAGGATAATCAAGATCATCAAGATCATCACAATCACCAAGGTCATCAAGTTCATGAGGGTAATCGGGATCATACAGACCATGAGTCTCATGAAGAAAATGAGGATCATCACGATCACGAGGATTCTGTAAATAATATGGAAAATCATACAAATAATTTAGATAGTCAAGATAATCAAACATCATACCAAAATGATTTAGACAATACTACTGAATATTTTGATTATGAAGATCATAGTATAGAGCATTCAGATGATTTTGATAATACTTATTTTTAA
- a CDS encoding peroxiredoxin encodes MSLVTQNAPNFIAPAILHDGTIIDHFNLKKDIKNKLVVLFFWPMDFTFVCPTEIIAFNKLYQEFKNRNTEIIGISKDSIFVHQAWKNISIKDGGIGNIQYPLISDIKGEIQDAYNIMHPEIGVALRASFLIDKKWIIRHEVVNDLPFGRNIQDMIRMIDSIQLYETQGEVCPANWKPGKPSMHPSQKGLINYYNN; translated from the coding sequence ATGAGTTTAGTAACTCAAAATGCTCCTAATTTTATAGCACCAGCAATTTTACATGATGGTACTATAATTGATCATTTTAATTTAAAAAAAGATATAAAAAATAAATTAGTAGTATTATTTTTCTGGCCTATGGATTTTACATTTGTCTGTCCAACAGAAATCATTGCTTTTAATAAGTTATACCAAGAATTTAAAAACAGAAATACAGAAATAATAGGTATTTCTAAAGACTCTATATTTGTACATCAAGCTTGGAAAAATATATCTATAAAAGATGGAGGCATAGGAAATATTCAATATCCTTTAATATCAGATATAAAAGGAGAAATACAAGATGCATATAATATTATGCACCCAGAAATAGGTGTTGCACTCCGAGCATCATTTTTAATTGATAAAAAATGGATTATTAGACATGAAGTGGTTAATGATCTACCGTTTGGAAGAAACATTCAAGATATGATAAGAATGATAGATTCTATTCAATTATACGAAACACAAGGAGAAGTATGTCCTGCAAATTGGAAACCAGGAAAACCATCTATGCATCCTTCTCAAAAAGGATTAATTAATTATTATAATAATTAA
- the ung gene encoding uracil-DNA glycosylase, whose protein sequence is MILTWKDIFIKEKKILIDILMKVAKERLKNVIFPDHNLVFNAFRMTLFHKIKVVIIGQDPYYKPNQADGLAFSVQPHCIIPPSLRNIYTEIIRDLGLSKNHFSHGCLFNWAKQGILLLNNVLTVEYNKPRSHLFLGWEKFTNSIIHYINKYLYNVIFILWGGDAKKKMYFIDQTKHYVLHSSHPSPLSAHISFVGCKHFSQVNKLLLDHKKKIIYW, encoded by the coding sequence ATGATTTTAACTTGGAAAGATATTTTCATAAAGGAAAAGAAAATATTAATAGATATTTTAATGAAAGTAGCTAAAGAAAGATTAAAAAATGTTATTTTTCCTGATCACAATTTAGTTTTTAATGCTTTTCGTATGACTTTATTTCATAAAATTAAAGTTGTTATTATTGGTCAAGATCCGTATTATAAGCCTAATCAGGCTGACGGGTTAGCATTTTCAGTACAACCTCATTGTATTATTCCACCTTCTTTAAGAAATATATATACAGAAATTATTAGAGATTTGGGTTTATCAAAAAACCATTTTTCTCATGGTTGTTTATTTAATTGGGCAAAACAAGGTATTTTATTATTAAATAACGTTTTAACAGTAGAATATAATAAGCCTCGATCTCATTTATTTTTAGGTTGGGAAAAATTTACTAATAGTATTATTCATTATATTAATAAATATTTATACAATGTTATTTTTATATTATGGGGTGGGGATGCAAAAAAAAAAATGTATTTCATAGATCAAACAAAACATTATGTTTTACATTCTTCTCATCCTTCTCCATTATCTGCGCATATTAGTTTTGTTGGTTGTAAACATTTTTCCCAAGTAAATAAATTATTACTTGATCACAAAAAAAAAATTATTTATTGGTAA
- the grpE gene encoding nucleotide exchange factor GrpE, with amino-acid sequence MNNNVKEFHTNKYNTQEQKLQIQLKKLKKKKQDIELRTQANIENFKKKYAQEIKNIKKINLKNFLNELLKIIHEFDNILNQDHKNIENIKSTIQGIKLIKKSICDTFNKFKKKK; translated from the coding sequence ATGAACAATAATGTAAAAGAATTTCATACTAATAAATATAATACACAAGAGCAAAAATTACAAATACAACTAAAAAAGTTAAAAAAAAAAAAACAAGATATTGAATTAAGAACTCAAGCTAATATAGAAAATTTTAAAAAAAAATATGCACAAGAAATAAAAAATATAAAAAAAATAAATTTAAAAAACTTTTTAAATGAATTATTAAAAATAATACATGAATTTGATAATATCCTAAACCAAGATCACAAAAATATTGAAAATATAAAATCGACAATCCAAGGAATTAAATTAATTAAAAAATCTATATGCGATACTTTTAATAAATTTAAAAAAAAAAAATAA
- a CDS encoding NAD(+)/NADH kinase encodes MNINFKSIAILGCPRYSSSFLTHVILYNWLLKRGYQVFIERSIVKYLSIKNVHIATHQQIGERCDLAIVIGGDGNMLYISRILSYYSIKIIGINRGNLGFLTDLNHDNMLLILSDILSGKFYIENRFLLELRILNNQINQNSLALNEVVVHPVYSSNTVEFSVYINKRFALYQRSDGLIISTPTGSTGYSLSAGGPILSSDVDGMMILSMFPHTLSSRPIIVNSNSLIMLKVFNIGKTNVSCDGNIIFSIDNKTKIFIYKSKYYIRFIHHIKYSYLNVLHSKLHWAKNLF; translated from the coding sequence ATGAATATAAATTTTAAATCTATTGCTATTTTAGGTTGCCCAAGATATTCTAGTTCTTTTTTAACTCATGTTATTTTATATAATTGGTTACTAAAAAGAGGATATCAAGTTTTTATTGAAAGGAGTATTGTAAAATATTTAAGTATAAAAAATGTACATATTGCTACTCATCAACAAATTGGGGAAAGATGTGATTTAGCAATAGTTATTGGTGGTGATGGAAATATGTTGTATATTTCTAGAATTTTATCATACTATTCTATAAAGATTATTGGTATTAATCGTGGTAATTTAGGATTCTTAACAGATTTAAACCACGATAACATGTTATTAATATTATCTGATATTTTATCTGGTAAATTTTATATAGAAAATAGATTTTTATTAGAATTAAGAATATTAAATAATCAAATTAATCAAAATAGCTTGGCTTTAAATGAAGTTGTTGTACATCCTGTATATTCTTCGAATACAGTAGAATTTTCTGTTTATATTAATAAAAGATTTGCATTATATCAACGTTCAGATGGATTAATTATTTCTACACCTACTGGTTCTACTGGATATTCTTTATCAGCTGGAGGACCAATTTTATCTTCAGATGTAGATGGTATGATGATTTTATCAATGTTCCCACATACTTTATCTTCTAGACCAATTATTGTAAATAGTAATAGTTTAATTATGTTAAAAGTATTTAATATAGGTAAGACTAATGTTAGTTGTGATGGAAACATAATATTTTCTATTGATAATAAAACTAAGATTTTTATTTATAAAAGTAAATATTATATTCGTTTTATTCATCATATAAAATATAGTTATTTAAATGTTTTACATTCAAAATTACATTGGGCAAAAAATTTGTTTTGA
- the grxD gene encoding Grx4 family monothiol glutaredoxin, whose product MDILKKIQKQIQDNSILIYMKGSPDSPSCGFSARAVQAIKSFNVKFAYIDVLQHEDIRSALPKYANWPTFPQLWVNGELIGGCDIILKMFKSGELKNILLKI is encoded by the coding sequence ATGGATATATTAAAAAAAATTCAAAAACAAATTCAAGATAATTCTATATTAATTTATATGAAAGGATCTCCTGATTCCCCTAGTTGTGGATTTTCTGCTAGAGCTGTACAAGCAATTAAATCTTTCAATGTAAAATTTGCTTATATTGATGTTTTACAACATGAAGATATTCGTTCTGCTCTACCTAAGTATGCAAATTGGCCAACTTTCCCTCAATTATGGGTAAATGGAGAATTGATAGGAGGTTGTGACATTATATTAAAAATGTTTAAAAGTGGTGAATTAAAAAATATTTTATTGAAAATATAA
- a CDS encoding exonuclease domain-containing protein, protein MKKNFYFLKNRFRKFYPVIIDIETTGLNHTIHSILEIAVITLTMNNNGFLKIKNIIHFHIKPFTESYLTKKALIFNKIDPFNILRQPIQEKQALQYIFDIIKKEIKHHECSKSVIVAHNATFDHKFIIQISQRNKIKHPFHPFVIFDTATLSGLILGQTVLSKACQSIGIKFNNKKAHSAIYDAKKTAYLFCKLSNNYKKYNVKNNITNI, encoded by the coding sequence ATGAAAAAAAATTTTTATTTTTTAAAAAATAGATTTAGAAAATTTTATCCAGTTATTATAGATATTGAAACAACTGGTTTAAATCATACAATACACTCTATACTTGAAATTGCAGTTATAACATTAACAATGAATAATAATGGATTTTTAAAAATAAAAAATATTATTCATTTTCATATTAAACCATTTACAGAATCATATTTAACAAAAAAAGCATTAATTTTTAATAAAATAGACCCATTTAATATCCTCCGACAACCAATACAAGAAAAACAAGCATTACAATATATTTTTGATATTATTAAAAAAGAAATAAAACACCATGAATGTAGTAAAAGTGTCATTGTAGCTCATAATGCAACCTTTGATCACAAGTTTATTATTCAAATATCTCAAAGAAATAAAATAAAACATCCATTTCATCCATTTGTCATATTTGATACAGCTACTTTAAGTGGATTAATTCTTGGACAAACTGTATTATCCAAAGCATGTCAATCTATTGGAATTAAATTTAACAATAAAAAAGCTCATTCTGCGATATATGATGCAAAAAAAACAGCTTATTTATTTTGTAAATTATCCAATAATTACAAAAAATATAATGTAAAAAATAATATAACTAATATATAA
- the ychF gene encoding redox-regulated ATPase YchF gives MAFKCGIIGLPNVGKSTLFNALTKSNISAQNFPFCTINPNIGMAPVYDFRLYEIAKILDPNNIKMTYMEFVDIAGLVKGASEGLGLGNKFLSNIKEVDLVIHVIRCFENKEIIHVHDIIKPDYDIKIINTELILSDLMNCERELLRLKNINNKNLLDISKINILQRIFLHLQNDKLLTALPLRLEELNLINYMNFITLKPMIYVANICSDYLKNFYLVDILNFFKHEHITCIPIDIYTTYTNTLNQSTNDNILNIILHNKNNPLYKIVKLGYDLLQLHTFFTVGKKEVRAWTIKKGATSVHAASKIHTDFSRGFIRAKVIAYADFLKFGSKNKVQACGKLRLEGKKYIVQDGDIMEFLFNI, from the coding sequence ATGGCTTTTAAATGTGGTATTATTGGTTTACCTAATGTAGGGAAGTCTACTCTATTTAATGCTTTAACTAAATCAAATATATCAGCACAAAATTTTCCATTCTGTACTATTAATCCCAATATTGGTATGGCTCCTGTGTATGATTTTAGGTTATATGAAATAGCAAAAATTCTTGATCCAAATAATATTAAAATGACTTATATGGAATTTGTTGATATTGCAGGATTAGTAAAAGGAGCTTCTGAAGGATTAGGTTTAGGAAACAAATTTTTAAGTAATATCAAGGAAGTAGATTTGGTGATTCATGTTATTCGATGTTTTGAAAACAAAGAGATTATACATGTTCATGATATTATAAAACCGGATTATGATATTAAAATTATTAATACTGAATTAATTTTATCTGATTTAATGAATTGTGAGCGTGAATTATTAAGATTAAAAAATATTAATAATAAAAATTTATTAGATATATCTAAGATAAATATTTTACAAAGGATATTTTTACATTTACAAAATGATAAATTATTAACAGCATTGCCATTACGTTTAGAAGAATTAAATTTGATTAATTATATGAATTTTATTACTTTAAAGCCTATGATATATGTTGCTAATATATGTAGTGATTATTTGAAAAATTTTTATTTAGTAGATATATTAAATTTTTTTAAACACGAACATATTACTTGTATCCCGATAGATATTTATACTACATATACAAATACATTAAATCAATCTACAAATGATAATATTTTAAATATAATATTGCATAATAAGAATAATCCATTATATAAAATAGTTAAATTAGGTTATGATTTATTACAGTTGCATACATTTTTCACAGTTGGAAAAAAAGAAGTACGTGCTTGGACCATTAAAAAAGGTGCTACTAGTGTTCACGCAGCTAGTAAGATACATACTGATTTTAGTAGAGGATTTATTCGAGCTAAAGTTATTGCTTATGCAGATTTTTTAAAATTTGGTAGTAAAAATAAAGTTCAAGCTTGTGGAAAATTGAGATTAGAAGGAAAGAAATATATAGTACAAGATGGAGATATTATGGAGTTTTTATTTAATATTTAA
- the thrC gene encoding threonine synthase, with the protein MKLYNLKNKNEIVSFLQAVQMGLGQNQGLFFPTNLPILKKENINNMIQMNFLDRSIKILSMLIGEEIPVEYLEIYVKKAFSFPGPKINPVTSNIACCELFHGPTLAFKDFGARFMAQIIEHLNKNNHTVTILTATSGDTGAAVAHAFYKSKNVRVIILYPKGKISKLQETLFCTLGENITTIAIDGSFDQCQKLVKQAFNDDRLKNKIGLNSANSINISRLLAQVCYFFESYSLITKKNYKNLIISVPCGNFGNLTAGLLAKSMGLPIKSFIAATNSNDTVPRFLKTGKWNPHNCISTISNAMDISRPNNWPRVEELFHRKKWNLNDLGFGSVSDEITCKNLLHLKKIGYISEPHAAIAYKLLNDQIRDDEFGLFLGTAHPAKFKNIIDKILNINIDLPKELYIPSKRPILSRMLKPNFKELKKILIL; encoded by the coding sequence ATGAAATTATATAATTTAAAAAATAAAAATGAAATAGTCAGCTTCTTACAAGCAGTACAAATGGGATTAGGGCAAAATCAAGGATTATTTTTCCCAACAAATTTGCCTATCTTAAAAAAAGAAAATATAAATAATATGATACAAATGAATTTTTTAGATAGAAGTATAAAAATATTATCTATGTTAATAGGAGAAGAAATACCTGTAGAATATTTAGAAATATATGTTAAAAAAGCTTTTTCTTTTCCTGGTCCTAAAATTAATCCAGTAACTTCTAATATTGCCTGTTGTGAATTATTTCACGGCCCAACTCTTGCATTTAAAGATTTTGGAGCACGATTCATGGCTCAAATAATAGAACATTTAAATAAAAATAATCATACTGTTACAATACTTACTGCAACATCAGGAGATACAGGAGCAGCGGTAGCACATGCTTTTTATAAATCTAAAAATGTAAGAGTAATAATATTGTATCCTAAAGGTAAAATTAGTAAATTACAAGAAACTCTATTTTGTACACTAGGAGAAAATATTACTACTATTGCTATCGATGGAAGTTTTGATCAATGTCAAAAACTTGTTAAACAAGCTTTTAATGATGATAGACTAAAAAATAAAATAGGTCTTAATTCTGCTAATTCAATTAATATTAGTAGATTATTAGCACAAGTTTGTTACTTTTTTGAATCATATTCCTTGATAACAAAAAAAAACTATAAAAATTTAATTATTTCCGTACCTTGTGGTAATTTTGGTAATTTAACAGCTGGATTATTAGCAAAATCTATGGGTTTACCAATTAAGTCATTTATTGCTGCTACTAATTCAAATGATACTGTCCCTAGATTTTTAAAAACAGGAAAGTGGAATCCGCATAATTGTATATCAACTATTTCTAATGCTATGGATATTAGTAGACCTAATAATTGGCCTAGAGTAGAAGAATTATTCCACCGTAAAAAATGGAATTTAAATGATTTGGGATTTGGTAGTGTTTCAGATGAAATTACTTGTAAAAATTTACTACATTTAAAAAAAATAGGTTATATTTCTGAACCACACGCAGCAATAGCATATAAATTACTAAACGATCAAATACGAGACGATGAATTTGGATTGTTCCTAGGAACAGCGCATCCTGCAAAATTTAAAAATATAATTGATAAAATATTAAACATTAATATCGATTTACCTAAAGAATTATACATACCATCCAAACGACCTATTTTATCTAGAATGTTAAAACCAAACTTTAAAGAATTAAAAAAAATTTTAATACTATAA
- the thrB gene encoding homoserine kinase, giving the protein MIKIYAPASIGNMNVGFDTLGLAIQPKNGKMLGDCVKITSSKYLNIINTGNFAFQLPKQIKQNIVWKCWNHFCKMIRKKILVSITLEKNMPIGSGLGSSACSIVSTLVAINQFCNNPLNKTELLYLMGKIEGEISGEIHYDNVAPCYYGGLQLIVKENNIITQQIPHFNNWIWVVAWPGVKLSTSIARSILPTQYKKNICIEHSRLLSNFIHASYTNQSELASYVMKDIIAEPYRLKLIPNFLKIKQKILNFGAINFGISGSGPTIFAICNNEITAHTICQWLIKNYIKNKYGFVHICIPDTIGARNIGI; this is encoded by the coding sequence ATGATCAAAATTTACGCACCTGCTTCTATTGGTAATATGAATGTTGGTTTTGACACATTAGGTTTAGCGATTCAACCTAAAAATGGGAAAATGTTAGGTGATTGTGTTAAAATTACATCTAGTAAATATTTAAATATCATCAATACAGGTAATTTCGCATTTCAATTACCTAAACAAATCAAACAAAACATTGTATGGAAATGCTGGAATCATTTTTGTAAAATGATTAGAAAAAAAATATTAGTTTCTATTACTTTAGAGAAAAATATGCCTATTGGATCTGGTTTAGGATCCAGTGCTTGTTCTATAGTATCTACATTAGTCGCTATAAATCAATTTTGTAACAACCCGCTCAATAAAACAGAATTATTATATTTAATGGGTAAAATAGAAGGAGAAATTTCTGGAGAGATACATTATGATAACGTAGCTCCATGTTATTATGGGGGACTACAATTAATTGTAAAAGAAAATAACATTATTACACAACAAATTCCACATTTTAATAATTGGATATGGGTAGTAGCATGGCCTGGAGTGAAACTGTCAACATCTATAGCAAGATCTATACTACCCACACAATATAAAAAAAATATATGTATCGAACATAGTAGATTACTCTCAAATTTTATACACGCTTCTTATACTAACCAATCAGAATTAGCTTCATATGTTATGAAAGATATTATAGCAGAGCCATATAGATTAAAGTTAATTCCAAATTTTTTAAAAATTAAACAAAAAATATTAAATTTTGGAGCAATAAATTTTGGAATATCTGGATCCGGACCAACTATATTTGCAATATGTAATAATGAAATAACAGCACATACAATATGTCAATGGTTAATAAAAAATTACATAAAGAATAAATATGGTTTTGTACATATATGTATACCAGATACCATCGGTGCTAGAAATATAGGAATATAA
- the thrA gene encoding bifunctional aspartate kinase/homoserine dehydrogenase I: protein MRTLKFGGTSLANAEKFIEVCNIIQNKSKNEQVSVVLSAPAKVTNFLEKIAHNITLNNNSKYLLQYLENFFYTLILDIKNHEKNFPYKKLINKINDEIQNIKSMINENQSYHTKKLDNIYAQIISKGEIISIHIMQNILLSRKFFVSVIDPVKNILAIGNYLNATVQILASKLKIKNINIPKNYIILMPGFIAGNQNQELVTLGRNGSDYSAAILAVCLNSSICEIWTDVDGIYTADPKIVPQAKLLKSISYKNALELSYLGAKVLHPKTIIPLSQENIRCVIKNTYFPNNIGTSIVQYDQYTNNFNDTSIQGITHLNNIYMIQIKIFLLHERKYIINKILKKLFKKDIDILLNTFNNLQNTVSFYILNKYSENITKIIHNAIHKELCDHILKIVKIKENLKIISIVGNHIQTNKIIQEKILSIVKKINLHSLLICDQLSTNSISIITKNQNIENIIQKIHNMLFTNKKIIELFIIGCGGVGNTLIEQIKKQKKWLSQKNIKYKICSIANSKNMIINLNGLHLKNWKNNLQKTDKVFCINKMIQRIKNHLLCNPVIIDCTASTQIANLYCKILKNKINIVTPNKKANTNSFLYYQKIRKIAKQNNKKFLYETNVSAGLPIIQTLKNLFDSGDKLISFTGILSGSLSFIFGKLEEGISISESTKMAQKLGFTEPNPKDDLSGIDVARKLLILAREAGYTLELKDIKIIPILPKELLQIENTKIFLSELSKLDKLFLKKIQQARHNKKVLRFIGRIKKNGICEVKLQAVDKLNPLYNIKNGENALIIYSKYYQPIPLVFRGYGAGNHVTAAGIFSDLLKILS, encoded by the coding sequence ATGAGAACATTAAAATTTGGTGGAACATCATTAGCAAATGCAGAAAAATTTATAGAAGTATGTAATATCATTCAAAATAAATCGAAAAATGAACAGGTTTCTGTTGTGCTTTCAGCACCAGCTAAAGTAACTAATTTTTTAGAAAAAATTGCTCATAATATTACGTTAAATAACAATTCAAAATATTTATTGCAATACTTAGAAAATTTCTTTTATACATTAATACTTGATATAAAAAATCATGAAAAAAATTTTCCATATAAAAAATTAATTAATAAAATAAATGACGAGATACAAAATATAAAAAGTATGATTAATGAAAATCAATCATATCATACAAAAAAATTAGATAATATTTATGCACAAATTATTTCAAAAGGAGAAATAATATCTATTCATATTATGCAAAATATATTATTATCAAGAAAATTTTTTGTATCTGTTATTGATCCAGTAAAAAATATATTAGCAATAGGAAATTATTTAAACGCAACAGTGCAAATTTTAGCATCAAAATTGAAAATTAAAAATATTAACATACCTAAAAACTATATTATATTAATGCCTGGTTTTATTGCTGGAAATCAAAATCAAGAATTAGTTACATTAGGTCGGAATGGATCCGATTATTCAGCAGCAATATTAGCGGTTTGTTTAAATTCTTCAATATGTGAAATTTGGACTGATGTAGATGGAATATATACTGCCGACCCTAAAATAGTACCACAAGCTAAATTATTAAAATCTATATCTTATAAAAATGCACTTGAATTATCATATTTAGGAGCAAAAGTTTTACATCCTAAAACTATTATTCCTTTATCACAAGAAAACATACGATGTGTTATTAAAAATACATATTTTCCTAATAATATAGGAACATCTATTGTTCAATATGATCAGTATACAAATAATTTTAATGATACAAGCATTCAAGGCATTACACATCTGAATAATATTTATATGATTCAAATAAAAATATTTTTATTACATGAAAGAAAATATATTATCAATAAAATATTAAAAAAATTATTTAAAAAAGATATTGATATATTACTAAACACATTTAATAATTTACAAAACACAGTCAGTTTTTATATATTAAATAAGTACTCTGAAAATATTACAAAAATCATACACAATGCTATTCATAAAGAATTATGTGATCATATATTAAAAATAGTAAAAATTAAAGAAAATCTGAAAATAATATCAATTGTTGGAAATCATATTCAAACAAATAAAATTATTCAAGAAAAAATATTATCTATTGTGAAAAAAATAAATTTACACTCACTATTAATATGTGATCAATTATCTACCAATTCTATTTCAATTATTACTAAAAATCAAAATATTGAAAATATTATTCAAAAAATACATAACATGTTATTTACTAATAAAAAAATTATTGAATTATTTATTATTGGTTGTGGTGGAGTTGGTAATACTTTAATAGAACAAATCAAAAAACAAAAAAAATGGTTATCACAAAAAAATATAAAATATAAAATATGTAGTATTGCAAACTCAAAAAATATGATAATCAATTTAAATGGTCTTCATTTAAAAAATTGGAAAAACAATTTACAAAAAACAGACAAAGTATTTTGTATAAACAAAATGATTCAAAGAATTAAAAATCATTTATTATGTAATCCAGTGATTATAGATTGTACAGCTAGCACCCAAATAGCCAATTTATATTGTAAAATATTAAAAAATAAAATTAATATTGTGACTCCTAATAAAAAAGCAAATACAAATAGTTTCTTATACTACCAAAAAATTCGAAAAATAGCCAAACAAAATAATAAAAAATTCTTATACGAAACAAATGTCAGTGCTGGTTTACCAATTATACAGACATTAAAAAATTTATTTGATTCGGGTGATAAGTTAATTAGTTTTACAGGAATACTATCTGGATCATTGTCTTTTATATTTGGAAAATTAGAAGAAGGTATTTCTATATCTGAATCAACTAAAATGGCTCAAAAATTAGGTTTTACAGAACCTAACCCAAAGGATGATTTATCAGGAATAGATGTAGCTAGAAAATTATTAATTTTAGCAAGAGAAGCAGGATATACACTAGAATTAAAAGATATTAAAATCATACCCATTTTACCAAAAGAACTCTTACAAATTGAAAATACAAAAATATTTTTATCTGAATTATCTAAACTAGATAAATTATTTTTAAAAAAAATACAACAAGCACGTCACAACAAGAAAGTATTAAGATTTATTGGAAGAATTAAAAAAAATGGTATATGTGAAGTAAAATTACAAGCAGTAGATAAACTTAATCCATTATATAATATAAAAAATGGAGAAAATGCGTTAATTATATATAGTAAATACTACCAACCTATCCCATTAGTTTTTAGAGGATACGGCGCAGGTAATCATGTAACAGCTGCTGGAATTTTTTCAGATTTATTAAAAATATTATCATAA